A region of the Acidobacteriota bacterium genome:
TCATGCGCATGAAGCGCGCCGACTGGGACGCGGTGATGAACACCAACCTCACCGGCGCTTACCTGTGTACACAGGCGGCCGTCACTCCGATGTTGAAGCAGCGCTATGGCAGGATCATCAACATCACGTCTATCTTCGGGCAGATCGGGCAGAGCGGGCAGGCGAACTACTCGGCGTCGAAGGCAGGGCTGATCGGGTTGACGATGTCGGTGGCGCGCGAGGTGGGCTCGCGTTCCATCACCTCGAACGCCGTGGCGCCGGGATGGATCGAGACGGAAATGACCAAGGACCTGCCGCAGGAGATGAAAGACCAGGTACTGAAGATGATCCCGCTCGGCCGCACCGGCACCGATATCGACATCGCGAATGCGGTGCGCTTCCTGGCCAGCGAAGAGGCGGGCTATATCACCGGACACGTGCTCAGCGTGAACGGTGGAATGCATATGGGGTAGGAGATCCCCATCGTCGCTAGGGGGAGCAGATCCCTCGGAATGACAGGCTTCGCGGCTAAACGGAGCGGTAGACGAATTTTCCGCCCACGATGGTCGCGACCGCCTTACCGACCAGTTGCCATCCGTTGAAGGGCGTGTTCTTCGAGCGGGAGAGCGACCTCGCCGCCTCGAACGTCCAGCGCTTCTGCGGATCGAAGATGGTGACGTCCGCGATGGAACCTTTGGCCAGCGTCCCGCGGCCTTTGAGTCCGATGATCCTCGCCGGATTGGTGGAAAACAGTTCGACGATGCGCACCATAGGGATCCTGCGCTCGCGATGCAGCTTGAGGATGGCGAGGCCAAAGGCCGTCTCGAGGCCGGTGATGCCAAACGCGGCGCGCTCGAACTCGACCTCCTTCTCGTGGACGGCGTGCGGCGCGTGGTCGCTGGCGATGGCGTCGATGGAGCCGTCGGCGAGCCCGACCAGCAGCGCTTCGCGGTCGGCGCCGGTGCGCAACGGCGGATTCATCTTGAAGTTGGTGTCGTAGTCGCCGATGTTGGCGTCCACCAGGGTGAAGTGGTGCGGCGTGATCTCGCACGTCACCTTGGCGCGGTTCTTCTTGCCTTTGCGGACGGCCTTGAGCGAACCGGAAGTCGAGATGTGCGCCACGTGCAGCTGCGCGCCGGTGGAGCGCGCGAGTTCGCAATCGCGCTCCACGATGGCCCACTCGGCTTCGTTGCGCCAGCCGCGGAGGCCAAGCTTGAACGCGGCGGGACCATCGTTCATCGGACAATCTTTGGTCAGGCGTGTGTCTTCGGCGTGCTGGATGACGGGGATGCCGGCCTGCGCGGCGGCGCGCAGGGCGTCACGCATGATCTGGTCCTCGAAGATGGGGCGTCCGTCATCGGAAACGGCGACTGCGCCGGCGCGTTGCAGCGCGCGGAAGTCGGTGAGCTTTTCGCCTTGCGAGCCGAGCGTCGCCGCGGCGACGGGGAAAACGTTGACTACGGCGCCACGCTGCGGGTCGCGGATCCAGGCCGTCGTCTCCGGGGAGTCGTTCACCGGATGCGTGTTCGGCATGGTGCAGACGGAGGTGAATCCGCCCGCCGCGGCAGCCTGCGTGCCGGTGGCGATGGATTCCTTGTGCGATTGGCCGGGCTCGCGCAGATGGACGTGCAGGTCGATGAATCCGGGCGCGACCATCAAGCCGCGCGCGTCGAAGGTCTCGTCGCCGCCCTTGCCCTTGCCCCGCGGATAGATCTCGGCGACCTTGCCATCGCGCACGAGGATATCCATCTCGGCGTCGATCTTGTTGGCGGGATCGACGACGCGTCCACCCCGGATGAGCAGCGTGGGGGACGCGGGAACTTTCTTCGCGGCGGTCATCCGGCAACCCCCATCACGGTGGCGAGCGTGGCCATGCGGACGTAGACGCCGTTCGCCACCTGCTCGCGGATGACCGATTGCGGTCCGTCGGCGACCTCGGCGGTGATCTCGAGGCCGCGGATCATCGGGCCGGGATGCATCACCAGGGCTTCGCGACGCGCCAGCTTCAGACGCTCGGCGGTGAGCTGGTAGTAGCCGATGTAGTCATCGAGGCGGAGCTGCAAGGTGCCGAGGCGCTCTTTCTGCACGCGCAACATCATGATGACGTCAGCGCCGCGCAGCGCGCCTTCGAGGTGCCGC
Encoded here:
- a CDS encoding dihydroorotase; this encodes MTAAKKVPASPTLLIRGGRVVDPANKIDAEMDILVRDGKVAEIYPRGKGKGGDETFDARGLMVAPGFIDLHVHLREPGQSHKESIATGTQAAAAGGFTSVCTMPNTHPVNDSPETTAWIRDPQRGAVVNVFPVAAATLGSQGEKLTDFRALQRAGAVAVSDDGRPIFEDQIMRDALRAAAQAGIPVIQHAEDTRLTKDCPMNDGPAAFKLGLRGWRNEAEWAIVERDCELARSTGAQLHVAHISTSGSLKAVRKGKKNRAKVTCEITPHHFTLVDANIGDYDTNFKMNPPLRTGADREALLVGLADGSIDAIASDHAPHAVHEKEVEFERAAFGITGLETAFGLAILKLHRERRIPMVRIVELFSTNPARIIGLKGRGTLAKGSIADVTIFDPQKRWTFEAARSLSRSKNTPFNGWQLVGKAVATIVGGKFVYRSV
- the fabG gene encoding 3-oxoacyl-[acyl-carrier-protein] reductase yields the protein MPGVEGRVALVTGASQGIGRACALLLAAGGAQVALAARNEEKLAATKAQILVAGGQAETFKLDVANEDEVKAVFKAAVAKFGRLDILVNNAGITRDQLIMRMKRADWDAVMNTNLTGAYLCTQAAVTPMLKQRYGRIINITSIFGQIGQSGQANYSASKAGLIGLTMSVAREVGSRSITSNAVAPGWIETEMTKDLPQEMKDQVLKMIPLGRTGTDIDIANAVRFLASEEAGYITGHVLSVNGGMHMG